In Gouania willdenowi unplaced genomic scaffold, fGouWil2.1 scaffold_119_arrow_ctg1, whole genome shotgun sequence, one DNA window encodes the following:
- the aknad1 gene encoding uncharacterized protein aknad1, whose amino-acid sequence MVSSEENLSSEGTHTVQASPDQPSADPEPDPVPDSGLDPEPGLGPDDELKKVTSDVDQMLLHHFSHEELQQTDWLLERETLPEVSLLESVDLTVCSSVPSHRTSTIIDVHHNNNQDVPSKTSDSEETEKNVPNLSSPAGPDQSEEELQVLKVPLVRTRSFSELKYGQGQVHYPRPDFSKVSPKVRIPKRPVPQSPRVTFCRVQSSPGMLDLVSRVLEDTVLPAETPYVFKDIEEPTGPATVDHLQAEYDKLVTWYAGDENLMDQMRIEANADSFCDLSLYLEPDDDDDDEEEEELILENFAGHLTPQQPSSSSSSSSDKMVEETNSGPVTNEDELSDGDKMTAELREIVTHFMQKVEEFKLGLMSVEFSPAEQQQMLRGMMEAQDELQRQYLSKKEEHGALEMQKHMGVCRNTGSFDPHRLLEGDIFRTGMNLDDIKEKINLNVYEQISPSVFTPTTAELHLLMEASPPPPSPPPAPEDDELTTAECRWIAAEELCLSLDCSEDEEETISASSQATHQTDILSYLRGSKEGHTSPSKAGHTSSSQTGHTSSSKAGHISSSKAGHASNPNLNVRRGRDHENRASLTVEASEGHHVPHHVPCLSQTIISPQTDSGFGSMLGSFQPSLITHRSSTQDEDLNISRSKPHTAVQSQTSISEAVEHWVELSSSSPKPSVRPQECDHGSLTRCSSAHSSTMVTMVTTDSWSREAILALQSEVSQLKKDLEESLFTQNMNSLTSGYRRDHQQDHRTRTRTRTRTRTRTRTRTRSLQKPAHGSCGQVTMEDWFSPDVDQSHSKDLKSLEDMRLQLRDSPVGGSSEGSDLLRVKTCLHTVFDRLTPPSSPLLQVSYTSSSSLPASYKVMEPSVHHHRKRSTQSDTELLPTNVYFQRTLGPVSGPSKDSRGRRESKEKDVRRALEAAIETAWTMKMTTDRMVRRLSAGLAKAQLHRKQYDLRPLGGTKHPDL is encoded by the exons CCAGGTCTTGGACCAGATGACGAGCTGAAGAAAGTTACCTCAGACGTGGACCAGATGCTGCTTCATCACTTCTCCCATGAGGAGCTCCAGCAGACGGACTGGCTTCTAGAGAGAGAAACCCTACCTGAGGTTTCCCTGTTGGAGAGTGTGGACCTCACCGTTTGTAGCTCTGTCCCCTCgcacagaacctcaaccatCATTGACGTCCACCACAACAACAACCAAGATGTTCCATCAAAGACTTCAGACTCAGAGGAGACGGAGAAGAACGTTCCTAACTTATCCAGTCCTGCAGGTCCAGATCAGAGTGAGGAGGAGCTTCAGGTTCTAAAGGTTCCCTTAGTGAGAACCAGATCCTTCAGTGAGCTGAAGTACGGCCAAGGCCAGGTCCACTACCCCCGGCCAGACTTTTCTAAGGTCAGCCCCAAAGTCAGGATCCCTAAAAGACCAGTTCCTCAGAGTCCCAGAGTCACGTTCTGTAGGGTCCAGTCCTCTCCAGGGATGCTGGACCTGGTCAGTAGAGTCCTGGAGGACACAGTCCTGCCTGCAGAGACGCCCTACGTCTTTAAGGACATAGAGGAACCAACGGGACCAGCGACGGTGGATCACCTGCAG GCTGAATATGATAAACTAGTGACCTGGTACGCTGGAGACGAGAACCTGATGGACCAGATGAGAATAGAAGCCAAC GCCGATTCCTTCTGTGATCTATCGTTGTATTTAGagcctgatgatgatgatgatgatgaggaggaggaggagctgatACTGGAGAACTTCGCAGGACATCTGACTCCACAGCagccttcttcctcctcctcctcttcctcag ATAAAATGGTTGAAGAAACAAACTCAGGTCCTGTGACGAATGAAGACGAGctcagtgatggagataaaaTGACGGCTGAGCTCAGGGAGATTGTCACTCACTTCATGCAGAAG GTGGAAGAGTTTAAATTAGGTTTGATGAGCGTTGAGTTCAGCCCAGCAGAGCAGCAACAG ATGCTCAGAGGAATGATGGAGGCTCAGGACGAGCTGCAGAGACAATATCTGAGTAAGAAGGAGGAGCACGGAGCTCTGGAGATGCAGAAGCACATGGGAGTGTGTAGGAACACAGGCAGCTTCGACCCACACAG ACTGCTGGAGGGAGACATCTTTAGGACAGGGATGAACCTCGACGACATCAAGGAGAAGATTAACTTAAACGTGTACGAGCAGATTTCTCCCTCTGTGTTCACACCAACCACTGCAGAGCTGCATCTGCTCATGGAAGCATCTCCACCTCCACCCTCACCTCCACCAGCGcctgaa GATGATGAGCTCACAACTGCAGAGTGTAGATGGATAGCAGCTGAAGAGTTATG CCTCTCATTGGACTGctctgaggatgaggaggagacCATCTCTGCTTCATCACAGGCCACCCATCAAACCGACATCCTGTCATACCTGAGAGGATCAAAGGAAGGACACACCTCCCCATCAAAGGCAGGGCACACCTCCTCATCACAGACAGGACACACCTCCTCATCAAAGGCAGGGCACATCTCCTCATCAAAGGCAGGACACgcctctaaccctaacctgaaTGTACGGCGGGGACGTGACCATGAGAACAGAGCCAGTCTGACAGTGGAGGCCTCAGAGGGACACCATGTACCCCACCATGTACCATGTTTGTCTCAG aCAATCATCAGTCCACAGACAGACAGTGGATTTGGCTCAATGTTGGGATCATTTCAGCCCAGTCTGATCACACACAG GTCTTCCACACAGGACGAAGACCTGAACATTTCCCGCTCCAAGCCGCACACAGCCGTCCAATCACAGACGAGCATCAGTGAGGCCGTGGAGCACTGGGTGGAGCTCTCCAGCTCCAGCCCGAAGCCCTCAGTCAGGCCCCAAG AATGTGACCACGGCTCACTCACACGCTGCTCGTCTGCACACAGCTCCACCatggtaaccatggtaaccacaGACTCCTGGAGCCG agAGGCCATCCTAGCCTTGCAGTCTGAGGTTTCCCAGTTAAAGAAAGACCTGGAGGAGAGTTTATTTACTCAGAACATGAACTCACTGACCTCTGGATACAGACGGGATCATCAGCAGGACcacaggaccaggaccaggaccaggaccaggacaagaaccagaaccaggaccaggacaaGGAGCCTCCAAAAACCAGCCCATGGCAG CTGTGGTCAGGTGACCATGGAGGACTGGTTCTCCCCAGATGTGGATCAGAGCCACAGTAAAG ACCTAAAGAGTTTGGAGGATATGAGGCTGCAGCTCAGAGACTCACCTGTAGGAGGCAGCAGTGAGGGATCTGACCTCCTCAGGGTGAAGACCTGCTTACacacag TGTTTGACAGATTGACTCCGCCCTCTTCACCTCTTCTTCAAGTCAGCTACACGTCCTCCAGCAGTCTACCTGCCAG TTATAAGGTGATGGAACCATCTGTGCACCATCACAGGAAGCGTTCCACCCAGTCCGACACAGAACTGCTACCCACTAATGTTTACTTCCAGAGGACCCTGGGCCCAGTGTCAGGACCTTCAAAGGACAGCAGGGGACGCAGGGAGAGCAAG GAGAAGGACGTGAGACGGGCTCTGGAGGCCGCCATAGAGACGGCTTGGACCATGAAGATGACCACGGACCGCATGGTGAGAAGACTTTCTGCTGGATTGGCCAAAGCTCAGCTCCACCGTAAACAATACGACCTACGGCCACTAGGGGGCACAAAACACCCGgatttataa